The following coding sequences are from one Myxococcales bacterium window:
- a CDS encoding homoserine kinase: MQRVEAFSPATVANVACGFDILGFAIDAPGDIVIAERGSRPGLRFADDEPNDGFPRELKANTAGFAAWSLLQHLGEGKTSITLRLQKGMARGTGLGSSAASAAAAVVAVNTLLGMPLPKQALLRFAVAGEQKADGAWHADNVAPSLLGGMILIRDNAALDVISLPYPKALHAVVVHPAVQILTADARRVLAPKVPRAQWIAQSGDLAALIAALCLGDLALLGRCLNDHIIEPQRKHLIPKYDAVKAAALAAGALGAGISGSGPSMFALAASRVVAKRVATAMQAVFRKARLPCNAWVSPINATGAYVKSAS; the protein is encoded by the coding sequence CTGCAGCGCGTGGAGGCGTTTTCGCCGGCGACCGTCGCTAACGTTGCCTGCGGCTTTGATATCTTGGGATTTGCCATTGATGCGCCAGGCGACATCGTGATCGCCGAGCGCGGTAGCCGGCCAGGCCTGCGCTTTGCCGACGATGAGCCCAACGACGGCTTTCCACGCGAACTCAAGGCGAACACCGCGGGCTTTGCCGCGTGGTCGCTACTGCAGCATCTCGGTGAGGGCAAAACCTCGATCACGTTGCGGCTGCAAAAAGGAATGGCGCGCGGCACGGGCCTTGGCTCCAGCGCCGCCAGCGCGGCCGCCGCCGTTGTCGCGGTCAATACCCTGCTCGGCATGCCGCTACCCAAGCAAGCGCTGCTTCGCTTTGCGGTCGCCGGTGAGCAAAAAGCCGACGGCGCGTGGCACGCCGACAATGTCGCGCCCAGCCTGCTCGGAGGCATGATCTTGATTCGCGACAATGCGGCGCTCGATGTGATTTCGCTGCCGTACCCCAAGGCGTTGCACGCGGTGGTGGTGCATCCGGCGGTGCAAATTCTTACTGCCGATGCGCGCCGCGTGCTGGCGCCAAAGGTCCCAAGGGCGCAATGGATCGCGCAGTCTGGCGATCTAGCCGCCCTCATCGCCGCGCTGTGCCTTGGCGATCTAGCCTTGCTTGGCCGTTGTCTTAACGATCACATCATCGAGCCGCAGCGCAAGCATCTCATTCCAAAGTACGACGCGGTCAAGGCCGCCGCGCTTGCCGCCGGCGCGCTTGGTGCGGGCATCTCCGGCTCGGGACCTTCGATGTTCGCGCTGGCCGCCAGTCGCGTCGTCGCGAAACGCGTCGCCACCGCGATGCAGGCCGTGTTTCGCAAGGCGCGGCTGCCGTGCAACGCATGGGTGTCGCCGATCAACGCCACGGGCGCCTACGTCAAGTCAGCCTCTTAG
- a CDS encoding Type 1 glutamine amidotransferase-like domain-containing protein: MIGPRLVLTGGWDTDSLADGIAHLLAVTATAADRPMLLLPHAWPAAKHEAYHDRFCEWLAPHGVAPSAVTTWTDLHDRTASDLAQFRAVFIGGGNTFALWHEFACSGFVPTLRAHLASGAWLGSNSAGSLILGQDFRYAHDPNDVGLATFTGMQQVGRYAAWAHYTPDPHDAEIADFFATSGIPVLAMANHGAVEVIGNVATVVSAQPVYVVTDSVIAQLHRGDILDLVADPRLHSQ, encoded by the coding sequence ATGATTGGTCCGCGTCTTGTCCTCACTGGCGGCTGGGACACCGACAGCCTCGCCGACGGCATCGCGCACTTGCTGGCGGTCACTGCCACCGCGGCGGATCGCCCCATGTTGCTCTTGCCACACGCGTGGCCCGCGGCCAAGCATGAGGCCTATCACGACCGCTTCTGTGAATGGCTCGCACCGCATGGCGTCGCGCCTTCAGCGGTCACCACGTGGACAGACCTGCATGACCGCACTGCGTCCGACCTAGCGCAATTCCGCGCGGTTTTTATCGGTGGCGGCAACACCTTTGCGCTGTGGCACGAGTTTGCCTGCAGCGGCTTCGTGCCGACGCTGCGGGCGCACCTTGCCAGTGGCGCGTGGCTTGGCAGCAACAGCGCCGGCTCGCTGATCCTTGGCCAGGATTTCCGCTACGCGCACGATCCGAATGACGTCGGCCTGGCGACCTTTACCGGCATGCAACAGGTCGGCCGTTACGCCGCGTGGGCACACTATACGCCCGACCCACATGACGCCGAGATTGCCGACTTTTTCGCCACCAGCGGCATCCCGGTCCTCGCCATGGCCAATCACGGTGCGGTCGAGGTCATCGGCAACGTCGCCACGGTGGTGAGCGCGCAGCCAGTCTATGTAGTTACCGATTCGGTCATCGCCCAACTCCATCGTGGCGACATCCTCGACCTCGTCGCAGATCCGCGATTACATTCGCAATGA
- a CDS encoding acyl-CoA thioesterase II — MADKLGALIELLSLERIEDNVFRGESQDLGWGAVFGGQVLGQALSAAGQTVAPGRLAHSLHAYFLRRGDVTQPILYQVERLRDGGSFSARRVAAIQHGEHILHMTASFQEHEAGFEHQDPFPDGPVPAPESLPTEAARLAKFGHVLPRPLVERLSALGAFDLRTDDPEESPIAPTPRLPRRQIWMKANGVVSANPALQRCLLAYVSDFTFMTTSLMPHGKAVLSPGLQAASIDHAMWFHRPFAIDEWLLHTVESPTAQGARGLARGRIFSRDGRLVTTTAQEGLIRMR; from the coding sequence ATGGCAGACAAGCTGGGGGCGCTAATCGAGTTGCTGTCGCTCGAACGCATCGAAGACAACGTCTTTCGCGGCGAAAGCCAAGACTTGGGCTGGGGCGCGGTGTTTGGCGGCCAGGTGCTGGGCCAGGCCCTCTCGGCGGCGGGACAGACCGTGGCGCCGGGGCGGCTCGCCCACTCGTTGCACGCGTATTTCTTGCGCCGCGGCGACGTCACGCAGCCTATCCTTTATCAGGTCGAGCGCCTGCGCGATGGCGGCTCGTTTAGCGCCCGCCGCGTCGCGGCGATCCAACACGGCGAGCATATCCTACATATGACCGCGTCATTTCAGGAGCACGAAGCCGGGTTCGAGCACCAAGATCCGTTTCCCGACGGGCCGGTGCCAGCGCCCGAGTCGCTGCCGACGGAGGCCGCACGGCTCGCCAAATTCGGCCATGTCCTGCCACGCCCCTTGGTCGAACGCTTAAGCGCGCTTGGCGCGTTCGACTTGCGTACCGATGACCCCGAAGAGTCGCCCATCGCGCCCACGCCACGTCTCCCCCGGCGGCAGATCTGGATGAAGGCCAATGGCGTCGTTTCGGCCAATCCGGCGCTGCAACGGTGTTTGCTGGCGTATGTCTCAGATTTTACATTTATGACCACGTCGCTCATGCCACACGGCAAGGCGGTGCTATCGCCGGGCCTGCAAGCCGCCTCGATCGATCACGCCATGTGGTTTCACCGCCCATTTGCGATCGACGAGTGGCTGCTGCACACCGTAGAAAGCCCGACCGCGCAGGGTGCTCGCGGTCTCGCACGAGGTCGCATTTTCTCGCGCGATGGTCGCCTGGTTACCACCACCGCCCAAGAGGGCCTCATTCGCATGCGATAG
- a CDS encoding DUF4105 domain-containing protein, which yields MTRLRCLPPSGRLWYAAALALGFAIATATTALGQPRQLRAADYNGQIPPSAEPPRVDLYTFERGPVIFEKYGHAALCLHYEHAPGDVCLNYGVTDFANAKGLVWGFLRGTTKFWVEPAALEETLRFYTWEDRTIWRQILPTTPAQARALEAKLWGDLHESRRYYEYDHFFDNCTTRLRDMIDDTFAGALRADAAKPDPADLRTFRELGYSGLAEFPPLLAISDFAVGRDIDVPPTLYEKMFLPDEVRINVATRLGVVPELIYQRRGPPFPSEGSKGREVVALIGLGAAALIALALWRRRLTRTALAIAMVPTLFMGLVIWTLVAISAIPSLRINEVALMYWPIDVAILFLAWPRKQLYARIKVGVLAAVAWLAVVGVLRQPVGANGHDWSAFSGARADGASRRCQRRSSGQSAATQASQRRDRARRREALGPRLPTIGGSTGHHGAAIARKFVYLRPLDIGLLFA from the coding sequence ATGACTCGCCTGCGCTGCCTGCCCCCGTCGGGACGCTTATGGTACGCCGCTGCGCTCGCGCTCGGCTTTGCGATCGCAACCGCCACGACCGCGCTTGGCCAGCCGCGGCAGCTGCGCGCCGCCGACTACAACGGGCAAATTCCACCCAGCGCCGAGCCACCGCGGGTTGACCTCTACACCTTCGAGCGCGGCCCGGTGATTTTTGAAAAGTATGGCCACGCCGCCTTGTGCCTGCACTATGAACACGCCCCCGGCGACGTTTGTTTAAACTACGGCGTCACTGATTTTGCCAACGCCAAGGGGCTGGTGTGGGGCTTCTTGCGCGGCACGACAAAATTTTGGGTCGAACCCGCGGCGCTGGAAGAAACCCTTCGCTTCTACACTTGGGAAGACCGCACCATTTGGCGCCAGATCTTGCCAACCACGCCAGCGCAGGCGCGCGCGCTCGAGGCCAAGCTGTGGGGCGACCTCCATGAAAGCCGCCGCTACTACGAATACGATCACTTCTTTGACAACTGCACGACGCGGCTGCGCGACATGATCGACGACACCTTTGCCGGCGCGCTGCGCGCGGACGCAGCTAAGCCCGATCCTGCCGACCTCCGCACCTTTCGCGAGCTCGGCTACAGCGGGCTGGCCGAGTTTCCTCCGCTGCTCGCGATTTCCGATTTCGCCGTCGGGCGCGACATCGATGTGCCGCCGACGCTCTACGAAAAAATGTTTCTCCCTGACGAAGTGCGCATCAACGTCGCGACTCGGCTCGGCGTCGTGCCCGAACTAATCTATCAGCGTCGCGGGCCCCCGTTTCCCTCTGAGGGGAGCAAGGGTCGCGAGGTCGTGGCGTTGATTGGCCTCGGCGCCGCCGCGCTGATCGCGCTCGCGCTGTGGCGGCGACGCCTTACGCGCACGGCGCTCGCCATCGCGATGGTGCCAACGCTTTTCATGGGGCTTGTGATCTGGACGCTCGTCGCGATCAGCGCGATTCCCAGCCTGCGCATCAATGAGGTGGCCTTGATGTATTGGCCCATTGATGTCGCTATCCTTTTCCTCGCGTGGCCGCGCAAGCAACTCTACGCGCGCATCAAGGTTGGCGTATTGGCGGCGGTCGCATGGCTGGCCGTGGTCGGCGTGCTGCGGCAGCCTGTGGGCGCCAATGGCCATGATTGGTCTGCCTTTTCTGGTGCTCGCGCTGATGGGGCATCGAGGCGGTGCCAACGCCGGTCGTCCGGACAAAGTGCAGCTACCCAAGCGTCCCAGCGGCGTGATCGCGCGCGGCGCCGCGAAGCGCTAGGGCCACGCCTCCCCACTATCGGCGGGTCAACTGGCCACCACGGTGCGGCCATCGCTCGCAAATTCGTATACTTGCGTCCGCTCGACATTGGTCTGTTATTTGCTTAG
- the thrC gene encoding threonine synthase, producing the protein MNWISTRHQAPPTTFRDAVLQSLAPDGGLYMPAHIAPLSAAALASLRTATIPEIATTVMAHIIGDEIPRAEIAAMAARAFTFAAPLVPLDASTSVLELFHGPSLAFKDFAAQWMGQLLAYFHQGGTAGQPPLTVLVATSGDTGGAVAAAFHNLPGFRVVILYPNGGVSELQEKQLTSWGDNVAAFAVDGAFDDCQRLVKQAFADAALRAHVPLVSCNSINVARWLPQAVYYFAAAAQRPAGEPLVFCVPSGNLGNLAAGVFAKRLGLPVHRFIAATNANDALPRYLQTGGYEPHPTIATISNAMDVGAPSNSERLFALYQNDVEAMRADILGHISTDDETRATMRAAHADHGMILDPHGAVALHAWQQLRDCADLADAHGIILETAHPAKFQTDVQAILGTNLALPPALATLSGHPSRTVIATDYADLVRQLKHA; encoded by the coding sequence ATGAACTGGATCAGCACGCGCCACCAGGCACCGCCCACAACCTTTCGCGACGCCGTCTTGCAATCGCTCGCGCCCGACGGCGGCCTTTACATGCCAGCGCACATCGCCCCGTTGTCCGCCGCCGCGCTCGCCTCGCTGCGCACCGCGACAATCCCCGAAATTGCCACCACCGTCATGGCGCATATCATCGGCGATGAAATCCCGCGCGCCGAAATTGCCGCCATGGCCGCACGTGCGTTTACGTTTGCCGCGCCACTGGTGCCGCTTGACGCCTCCACGTCGGTGCTCGAGCTCTTCCACGGCCCCTCGCTCGCGTTCAAAGATTTCGCGGCGCAGTGGATGGGCCAGCTCCTCGCCTACTTCCATCAGGGTGGCACCGCAGGCCAGCCACCATTGACCGTCCTCGTCGCCACCAGCGGCGATACTGGCGGCGCCGTGGCCGCGGCATTTCACAATCTGCCAGGCTTTCGCGTCGTGATCCTTTACCCCAATGGCGGCGTCAGCGAGTTGCAGGAAAAGCAACTCACGTCGTGGGGCGACAACGTAGCAGCATTTGCCGTCGACGGCGCCTTCGACGACTGCCAACGCCTGGTCAAGCAAGCCTTCGCCGACGCCGCGCTGCGCGCTCACGTGCCGTTGGTGTCATGCAACTCGATCAACGTCGCGCGCTGGCTGCCGCAAGCCGTTTACTATTTCGCCGCCGCGGCGCAGCGGCCCGCCGGTGAGCCGCTGGTGTTTTGCGTGCCGAGTGGCAACCTTGGCAATCTCGCTGCCGGCGTGTTTGCGAAGCGCCTCGGCTTGCCGGTGCATCGTTTTATTGCCGCTACCAATGCCAATGATGCGCTGCCGCGCTATCTGCAAACTGGCGGCTATGAGCCGCATCCCACCATCGCGACCATCTCCAACGCCATGGACGTCGGCGCCCCGAGCAATAGCGAGCGCTTGTTTGCGCTCTACCAAAACGATGTCGAAGCGATGCGCGCCGATATCCTCGGCCACATCAGCACCGACGACGAAACGCGCGCAACCATGCGTGCCGCCCACGCCGATCACGGCATGATCCTCGACCCCCACGGCGCGGTGGCCTTGCACGCGTGGCAGCAACTGCGCGATTGTGCCGATCTTGCCGACGCCCACGGAATCATTTTAGAGACCGCGCATCCGGCAAAGTTTCAAACCGACGTCCAAGCGATCCTTGGCACCAACCTAGCTCTACCCCCAGCACTCGCGACGCTAAGCGGGCATCCAAGCCGCACCGTTATTGCCACGGATTATGCTGACTTGGTGCGTCAATTGAAGCACGCATAG
- the thrA gene encoding bifunctional aspartate kinase/homoserine dehydrogenase I, protein MRVLKFGGSSVANAGRIASVIEIVKRANHAEAPLTVVVSAFSGVTDALLGMVRQAAVGDEAYLARADALREQHRAAAGELCGTLGGEFAAGLEAMHADLVKLLQGAALLREASAQTLDQVAGFGERNSAFIIAHAMCAKGLPAQFLDARRVIRTDAHFGAAHVDVAATDAAVAAHYASHAILQVVTGFIGSTKDNQTTTLGRGGSDYTAAILAASLRASVVEIWTDVDGVMTADPRKVARAFSIPKMTYAEALEMSHFGAKVIYPPTILPALKNNIPLLIKNTFNPAHPGTLVSHESPEAGTAVRGISSVSHVALLTLQGSGMVGVPGTAARLFAGLAQHDVNVILITQGSSEHSITFAVTPEAAAIAKHAVQAAFALELASKLVEPVRVETDMAVVAVIGEGMRTRPGVAGRLFSALGANGINTVAITQGSSELNISVVIPRLDEGKALAALHEAFFLSKTKELNLFLIGTGVVGKTLLAQIDMHADFLRQHRGVQVNVIAIADSKRMVFDRQGLPLANWTQRLAADGRPTSLPAFVDEMIACRLPSSIFIDCTASEAVPALYSDILQASISISTPNKIAMSSDLARSRELKALAERRGVILGYETNVGAGLPVITTLNDLLQSGDRIIKLEGVLSGSLSYVFNHWKPGTPFSALVAQAKSLGYTEPDPRQDLSGHDVRRKLLILGRECGLPLLQDNVTIDNFIVNGAGHGAAAFAAPDAATFMNELAACDDALGEKLAEATASDRVLRFAASLDHGRARIGVQAFEREHPFASLGGSENMLVFTTERYKDRPLVIRGPGAGADVTAAGVFAEVLRIGATLFSGRSNSW, encoded by the coding sequence ATGCGCGTACTCAAATTTGGTGGGTCCTCGGTCGCGAATGCCGGACGCATCGCGAGCGTCATCGAAATCGTCAAGCGCGCCAACCACGCGGAGGCGCCACTCACCGTCGTCGTCTCGGCGTTCTCGGGCGTCACCGATGCCTTGCTGGGCATGGTTCGGCAGGCCGCCGTGGGCGACGAGGCCTATCTCGCGCGCGCCGACGCGTTACGCGAGCAGCATCGCGCGGCGGCGGGCGAGTTGTGCGGCACGCTCGGCGGCGAGTTCGCCGCGGGCCTGGAGGCGATGCATGCCGATCTGGTCAAGCTGCTGCAAGGCGCCGCGCTGCTGCGCGAAGCCTCGGCGCAAACGCTCGATCAGGTCGCTGGCTTTGGCGAGCGCAACTCGGCGTTTATCATTGCGCACGCGATGTGCGCTAAGGGGCTGCCTGCGCAGTTTCTCGACGCCCGCCGCGTGATCCGCACCGACGCGCACTTTGGCGCCGCGCACGTCGACGTCGCGGCTACCGATGCCGCCGTCGCCGCGCATTACGCGTCGCATGCAATCTTGCAGGTGGTGACTGGTTTTATCGGCAGCACCAAGGATAACCAGACCACCACGCTTGGCCGCGGCGGCAGCGACTACACCGCGGCGATCTTGGCGGCTTCGCTGCGCGCCTCAGTCGTCGAGATCTGGACCGACGTCGACGGCGTGATGACCGCAGATCCGCGCAAGGTTGCGCGCGCCTTCTCGATTCCCAAGATGACCTATGCCGAGGCGCTCGAGATGTCGCACTTTGGCGCCAAGGTGATCTACCCGCCAACCATCCTGCCCGCACTCAAAAACAACATCCCGCTGCTGATCAAGAACACCTTCAACCCCGCGCATCCCGGCACGCTGGTGTCGCACGAGAGCCCCGAGGCCGGCACCGCGGTGCGCGGCATCTCATCGGTGTCACACGTCGCGCTACTCACGCTGCAAGGCAGCGGCATGGTCGGCGTGCCAGGCACCGCCGCGCGCCTGTTCGCAGGGCTCGCGCAGCACGACGTCAACGTGATCTTGATTACCCAGGGCTCGAGCGAGCACAGCATCACGTTCGCCGTTACCCCCGAGGCGGCGGCAATTGCCAAGCATGCGGTTCAAGCTGCCTTTGCGCTCGAATTGGCGAGCAAGCTCGTCGAGCCGGTGCGCGTCGAAACCGACATGGCGGTTGTCGCCGTCATCGGCGAGGGCATGCGAACGCGGCCCGGGGTCGCGGGACGCTTATTCTCGGCGCTTGGCGCCAACGGCATCAACACCGTCGCCATCACGCAGGGCAGCTCCGAACTCAACATTTCGGTGGTGATTCCGCGACTTGACGAGGGCAAGGCGCTCGCGGCGCTGCACGAGGCGTTCTTTCTTTCCAAGACCAAGGAGCTCAATCTTTTTCTCATCGGCACCGGCGTGGTCGGAAAAACCCTATTGGCGCAGATCGACATGCACGCCGACTTTTTGCGTCAGCACCGCGGCGTGCAGGTCAATGTTATCGCGATTGCCGATAGCAAGCGCATGGTGTTTGACCGGCAGGGTCTGCCACTTGCGAACTGGACGCAGCGGTTAGCTGCCGACGGCCGCCCCACCTCGCTGCCTGCCTTTGTCGACGAGATGATCGCTTGCCGCCTTCCGAGCAGCATCTTCATTGATTGCACGGCAAGCGAGGCCGTGCCGGCCTTATACAGCGACATCTTACAGGCGAGCATTTCGATCTCGACCCCGAACAAGATCGCCATGTCGTCCGACTTGGCGCGTAGTCGCGAGCTCAAGGCCCTCGCCGAGCGCCGTGGCGTGATCTTGGGTTATGAAACCAATGTCGGCGCAGGGCTGCCGGTGATTACGACGCTCAATGACTTGCTGCAAAGCGGCGATCGCATCATCAAGCTTGAGGGCGTGCTTTCGGGTTCGCTTTCGTACGTGTTTAATCACTGGAAACCGGGCACGCCTTTTAGCGCGCTGGTCGCGCAGGCCAAATCGCTGGGCTATACCGAGCCCGATCCGCGGCAAGACCTAAGCGGCCACGATGTACGGCGCAAGCTGCTCATCTTGGGGCGCGAGTGCGGCCTGCCGCTGCTGCAAGACAACGTCACCATCGATAATTTCATCGTCAATGGTGCGGGGCACGGCGCCGCCGCGTTTGCCGCCCCCGATGCCGCGACGTTTATGAACGAACTCGCCGCATGCGATGACGCGCTTGGCGAAAAATTAGCGGAGGCAACGGCTAGTGACCGCGTGCTTCGCTTTGCCGCGAGCTTAGACCACGGCCGCGCCCGCATCGGCGTGCAGGCCTTCGAGCGCGAACATCCCTTTGCCTCGCTCGGCGGTAGCGAAAACATGCTGGTCTTCACCACCGAGCGCTACAAAGATCGCCCGCTCGTCATCCGCGGCCCCGGCGCCGGCGCCGACGTCACGGCGGCCGGCGTCTTCGCCGAGGTGTTGCGCATTGGCGCCACGTTGTTTTCTGGGCGGAGCAATTCCTGGTGA
- a CDS encoding trypsin-like serine protease: MKYAASLAGALASAVACGNGGPSLAPRTDPIIGGSVATAGQFPTVVALAIESGPEVFQTFCTGTLVAPDIVLTAAHCQELDDQYETIWVIVDGLTPQASQGRAIAVAHSVRDASYDVEYTLGVDVALLFLQEEVDDRAPSPIWLPPLPVQSPLQAVGFGTSDPSDSGTAGTLRYLSTEPTISCEVLWDAFRDQGATDEDIEAILAGRTFDEMFVCTNMIDETGVCFGDSGGPAFVNLNGTATVTGIASFVGDEFCSTYGMYAVPHRALAFFADEAPQLLCQVDGVCNEDCTGGVDIDCGCDVDEDCAPLFGRFECSPAGMCEELAPGEFGDACVGDDDCASAYCGAAGLCTLPCENDEVCPGDASCDLAAAATGGECVAAVGGDGGCAGCSGGEPAGLIVALAALFFGMFRRRVARSSSGA, encoded by the coding sequence ATGAAATATGCCGCGTCGTTGGCTGGGGCACTCGCGAGCGCCGTGGCATGTGGTAATGGTGGGCCCTCCCTCGCGCCGCGGACAGATCCCATCATCGGTGGCAGCGTTGCGACGGCCGGTCAATTTCCGACGGTGGTGGCGCTGGCCATCGAAAGCGGTCCCGAGGTCTTTCAGACCTTCTGCACCGGCACCCTGGTGGCGCCCGACATCGTCTTGACCGCGGCACATTGCCAAGAGCTCGACGACCAGTACGAAACGATCTGGGTGATCGTGGATGGCCTAACGCCGCAGGCCAGCCAAGGCCGCGCGATCGCCGTCGCCCACTCGGTCCGCGATGCGAGCTACGACGTGGAGTATACCCTGGGGGTCGACGTGGCCTTGCTCTTTTTGCAAGAGGAGGTCGATGACCGCGCGCCCTCGCCAATATGGTTGCCGCCGTTACCGGTACAATCGCCGCTGCAGGCGGTGGGGTTTGGCACCTCCGATCCCTCCGATAGCGGCACCGCAGGTACGTTGCGCTACCTATCCACCGAACCCACCATTTCGTGTGAGGTGCTGTGGGACGCCTTTCGCGACCAGGGCGCCACGGATGAAGATATTGAGGCCATCTTAGCTGGTCGCACGTTCGACGAGATGTTTGTCTGCACGAACATGATTGACGAGACCGGCGTTTGCTTTGGCGATAGCGGCGGGCCGGCCTTCGTCAACCTGAATGGTACCGCGACCGTAACGGGCATCGCCTCCTTTGTCGGTGACGAGTTTTGTTCGACCTATGGCATGTATGCAGTCCCTCATCGCGCGCTTGCTTTTTTTGCCGACGAGGCGCCTCAGCTGTTATGCCAAGTCGACGGGGTCTGCAACGAGGACTGCACAGGCGGCGTAGACATTGACTGCGGCTGCGACGTAGATGAAGACTGCGCGCCTCTCTTCGGGCGTTTTGAGTGCAGCCCCGCCGGCATGTGCGAAGAATTGGCCCCGGGGGAATTTGGTGACGCATGCGTCGGCGACGACGATTGCGCCTCGGCTTATTGCGGCGCCGCGGGGCTTTGCACGTTGCCGTGCGAAAATGACGAGGTGTGTCCTGGCGATGCATCGTGCGATCTGGCCGCGGCGGCGACGGGCGGCGAGTGCGTTGCCGCCGTGGGTGGTGACGGCGGCTGTGCTGGCTGCAGCGGCGGCGAGCCGGCGGGGCTGATTGTAGCGCTGGCGGCGCTCTTCTTTGGCATGTTCAGGCGGCGCGTCGCAAGGTCGTCGAGCGGCGCTTAG
- a CDS encoding type II toxin-antitoxin system RelE/ParE family toxin, whose translation MQPAFAVVFKQSAVKELHALPKKAQARILEAVHLLSFNPHTELLQIKKLKGASSLFRVRLQDYRVIYTIERSVVTIAIIKIGHRREVYR comes from the coding sequence ATGCAGCCGGCGTTCGCAGTCGTTTTTAAGCAGAGCGCAGTCAAGGAACTTCACGCCCTGCCCAAAAAGGCGCAAGCGAGAATCTTGGAGGCCGTCCACCTATTGTCGTTCAACCCGCACACCGAGTTGCTGCAGATTAAGAAGCTAAAAGGTGCTAGCTCTCTCTTTCGCGTTCGACTTCAAGACTACCGCGTCATCTATACGATCGAACGTAGCGTAGTAACGATCGCGATAATCAAAATTGGCCACCGCCGCGAGGTCTATCGATAG
- a CDS encoding cystathionine gamma-synthase, with translation MANNNQQGFGTKAIHAGQSPDPTTGAVMTPIYLTSTYAQTAPGEHKGFEYSRSHNPTRYALEDNIAALEGGKHGLAFASGLAATTAIVQLLDTGAHVIATDDLYGGTFRVFDKVFRRHGFEFSYVDPVIGAAAVEAAVRPNTKMVWLETPTNPMLKLIDIAAVAEVCRKHKLLLVVDNTFMTPYNQLPLALGADIVCHSTTKYLNGHSDVVGGAVVTANSELNDRLKFLQNACGGVAGPMDAWLVLRGTKTLHVRMARHEENARYLAPWLEAHPQVQKVIYPGLESHPQHALAMRQQKGFGGMISFVLSGGLKEARAFLSACKLFTLAESLGGVESLIEHPAIMTHASIPPERRAALGIADGFIRLSVGIEDVADLQADLEIAFAAARGA, from the coding sequence ATGGCCAACAACAATCAGCAAGGGTTTGGCACCAAGGCAATTCACGCCGGCCAGTCACCCGATCCGACCACGGGCGCCGTGATGACGCCCATCTATCTCACCTCGACGTATGCGCAAACTGCGCCCGGCGAGCACAAGGGCTTTGAATACTCGCGTTCGCACAATCCAACGCGCTATGCGCTCGAAGACAATATTGCGGCGCTCGAAGGCGGCAAACATGGGTTGGCGTTTGCCTCCGGTCTCGCGGCCACCACGGCGATCGTGCAATTGCTCGACACCGGCGCGCATGTGATTGCCACCGACGACCTCTACGGCGGCACGTTTCGCGTCTTTGACAAGGTGTTTCGCCGCCACGGCTTTGAGTTCAGCTATGTCGATCCGGTCATTGGCGCCGCAGCGGTCGAGGCCGCGGTGAGGCCAAACACCAAGATGGTGTGGCTGGAAACGCCGACTAACCCGATGCTCAAGCTGATCGACATCGCGGCAGTGGCCGAGGTGTGTCGCAAGCACAAGCTCTTGCTGGTGGTCGATAACACGTTCATGACGCCATACAATCAGCTGCCGCTGGCGCTTGGCGCTGACATCGTTTGTCACTCCACGACCAAGTATCTCAACGGTCACTCAGATGTGGTCGGCGGCGCGGTGGTCACGGCCAATAGCGAGCTTAACGACCGGCTGAAGTTTTTGCAGAATGCCTGCGGCGGCGTCGCCGGGCCCATGGACGCGTGGCTGGTGCTGCGCGGCACCAAGACGCTGCACGTGCGCATGGCGCGCCACGAAGAAAATGCGCGCTACCTGGCGCCGTGGCTTGAGGCGCACCCACAGGTGCAAAAGGTCATCTACCCTGGGCTTGAGAGCCATCCACAGCACGCGCTGGCGATGCGGCAACAAAAAGGCTTTGGCGGCATGATCAGCTTTGTGCTCAGCGGCGGCCTCAAAGAGGCGCGCGCCTTTTTATCGGCGTGCAAGCTGTTCACGCTGGCCGAGTCACTCGGCGGCGTTGAGTCGCTGATTGAGCACCCAGCGATCATGACCCACGCCAGCATTCCGCCCGAGCGCCGCGCCGCGCTCGGCATCGCCGATGGCTTCATTCGCCTCAGCGTCGGCATCGAAGACGTCGCAGATTTACAAGCCGACCTCGAAATCGCGTTTGCCGCCGCCCGCGGCGCGTGA